One Coccinella septempunctata chromosome 1, icCocSept1.1, whole genome shotgun sequence DNA window includes the following coding sequences:
- the LOC123314195 gene encoding uncharacterized protein LOC123314195, which translates to MLWTCNSLLLETICHSCLSKPKIFSPTNMKDFSILCLTIATVCIQYISARTIEDELKDFCDIMPNEQMKKIAEAHIKTDKEFNEAIIFLQSTAWASLIRDVQQNSEWKKLKRRLNDTGLNIDAMLKSFFSIITDLKPIPNTRKTRRSLRAFFDDIELVLPIGKLLAMLHEKKQNSTVFQEFYNKISSEEVHKMFESVRKQPEMKRIIIELKSMGARVDDMLELFYGFMNWDSPSRVTRRDSSNTSLKEDFEDFKRLIPWEKLRNISDEHLANDKEFGEVVTYFQGPEFARIVNAIKIRPEYIELKTYLEDAGIDIEGIIKFLSDLIMSAKPGCKTKVENAETRKIRSFRTYLDEIEGAIPVGKLLAVFNDKMEHSEEFKKFIKKISEPKVKKMVEDIRELKESRELFEKLQGLGVRVRETFIIIYAFLGWGSPFEKTKDIVS; encoded by the exons ATGCTATGGACTTGTAATTCGTTGTTATTGGAAACGATTTGTCATAGTTGTCTATCAAAACCGAAAATCTTTTCTCCAACGAAT ATGAAGGACTTCTCGATATTATGCTTGACGATAGCCACAGTATGCATTCAATATATTTCTGCTAGAACTATAGAGGACGAACTCAAGGATTTTTGCGACATAATGCCAAATGAacagatgaaaaaaattgccgAAGCCCATATTAAAACTGACAAGGAATTCAACGAAGCTATCATCTTCCTCCAGAGTACTGCTTGGGCCAGTTTGATCCGAGATGTTCAACAAAACTCCGAATGGAAAAAACTAAAGAGAAGACTCAACGATACAGGCTTGAATATCGACGCTATGTTAAAATCTTTCTTCAGTAtaattacagatctgaaaccgATTCCAAATACAAGGAAAACTCGTCGAAGTCTAAGAGCTTTCTTCGACGACATCGAACTGGTTCTTCCCATCGGCAAGCTCTTAGCCATGTTGCACGAGAAGAAGCAAAACAGCACGGTGTTTCAAGAGTTCTACAATAAAATTTCTTCAGAAGAAGTTCATAAAATGTTCGAAAGTGTGAGGAAACAACCAGAAATGAAGCGTATAATCATCGAGCTGAAATCTATGGGTGCTAGAGTCGATGACATGCTAGAACTCTTCTATGGTTTCATGAATTGGGACTCCCCATCTCGTGTCACTCGTAGAGATTCAAGTAATACCAGTTTAAAggaagattttgaagatttcaagAGACTGATTCCATGGGAGAAACTGAGGAATATATCCGATGAACATTTGGCCAACGACAAAGAATTCGGGGAAGTTGTCACGTACTTCCAAGGACCTGAGTTTGCAAGAATTGTCAATGCCATAAAGATCCGTCCAGAGTACATAGAACTGAAGACTTATTTAGAAGATGCAGGTATAGACATCGAAGGTATCATCAAGTTCCTCTCTGATCTCATTATGAGCGCTAAGCCTGGCTGTAAGACAAAAGTGGAAAATGCGGAAACGAGAAAGATCAGAAGCTTCAGGACATACTTGGACGAAATAGAAGGGGCAATACCGGTGGGGAAACTTCTTGCTGTATTCAATGATAAGATGGAGCATagtgaagaattcaaaaaattcataaagaaaATTTCTGAGCCGAAAGTGAAAAAGATGGTGGAAGACATCCGTGAATTGAAGGAGTCACGTGAACTATTTGAGAAGCTACAAGGTCTTGGAGTGAGAGTTCGTGAAACTTTCATTATCATCTATGCTTTTCTGGGTTGGGGATCTCCTTTCGAAAAAACGAAAGATATCGTTTCATGA